One region of Streptomyces sp. NBC_00442 genomic DNA includes:
- a CDS encoding MFS transporter, protein MPTNATLQPAFAEHELSRKPARGSSPVLTLAAALLGFALITLDASVVNVALPAIGGDLGGGMSGLQWVVDAYTLAFAALMLSTGAFADRIGPAKAYALGIVVFTLASAACGLAPDLGVLIGARVVQGVAAAVVLPASLALVRQAYPDPARRARAVALWAAGGSVAVALGPVAGGALTTVWDWRGIFFVNLPLGVAALALTTRAPRAARRPAPLDLPGQLTAAVALAALAFAVIEQGAVRIAAGVVALTAGVAFRLVERRAAHPVVPLGLFRSRAVTVSIGAGAAASVAFYGVVFVFSLYFQRVRGESALTAGLMFLPMTVLIPVMNVLSGKLSNRFGPRIPMLMGQLTALAGLLALLLVDGNTPTLLAAFLMVPLALGCGLSVPALTAAMMEALPPERAGLAAGVLNAGRQVAGALSIAVFGSLVAGGAGFVPGLRVSLLASAALFAVSALATLRTRKDLA, encoded by the coding sequence ATGCCAACCAATGCCACGCTCCAACCCGCATTCGCCGAGCACGAGTTGAGCCGGAAGCCGGCGCGGGGGTCCTCCCCCGTGCTCACCCTCGCCGCCGCCCTGCTCGGATTCGCCCTGATCACTCTGGACGCCTCCGTGGTGAACGTGGCGCTGCCCGCGATCGGCGGCGACCTCGGCGGCGGCATGTCGGGCCTCCAGTGGGTGGTGGACGCCTACACGCTCGCGTTCGCCGCGCTCATGCTCTCGACCGGGGCGTTCGCCGACCGGATCGGCCCGGCGAAGGCGTACGCGCTCGGCATCGTCGTCTTCACTCTGGCCTCGGCCGCCTGCGGTCTCGCACCGGACCTCGGTGTGCTCATCGGTGCGCGGGTGGTGCAGGGCGTGGCCGCCGCGGTGGTGCTGCCCGCCTCCCTCGCCCTGGTGCGCCAGGCCTACCCGGATCCGGCGCGCAGGGCCAGGGCGGTGGCGCTCTGGGCGGCCGGCGGTTCGGTCGCCGTCGCGCTCGGCCCGGTCGCGGGCGGCGCGCTGACCACCGTCTGGGACTGGCGGGGGATCTTCTTCGTCAACCTGCCGCTCGGAGTCGCGGCCCTGGCCCTGACCACCCGCGCCCCGCGCGCCGCACGCCGCCCCGCCCCGCTCGACCTGCCGGGCCAGCTGACGGCCGCCGTGGCGCTGGCCGCGCTCGCCTTCGCGGTGATCGAGCAGGGCGCGGTACGCATCGCGGCGGGGGTGGTCGCGCTGACCGCGGGGGTCGCGTTCCGGCTGGTCGAGCGGCGGGCGGCGCATCCGGTGGTGCCGCTCGGTCTGTTCCGCAGCCGGGCGGTGACCGTCTCCATCGGCGCGGGCGCCGCGGCCAGCGTCGCCTTCTACGGTGTCGTCTTCGTCTTCAGCCTCTACTTCCAGCGGGTGCGCGGCGAATCCGCGCTGACCGCCGGGCTGATGTTCCTGCCGATGACGGTGCTGATCCCCGTCATGAACGTACTGTCCGGCAAACTGTCGAACCGGTTCGGGCCGCGCATCCCGATGCTGATGGGTCAACTCACGGCCCTGGCGGGCCTGTTGGCACTGCTGCTCGTCGACGGGAACACCCCGACGCTGCTCGCCGCGTTCCTGATGGTCCCCCTCGCGCTGGGCTGCGGCCTCTCGGTGCCCGCGCTGACCGCCGCGATGATGGAGGCGCTGCCACCGGAACGGGCCGGACTCGCGGCCGGGGTGCTCAACGCGGGCCGGCAGGTCGCCGGAGCCCTCAGCATCGCGGTGTTCGGCTCGCTGGTGGCGGGCGGCGCCGGGTTCGTGCCGGGGCTGCGCGTCAGCCTGCTGGCCTCGGCCGCCCTGTTCGCCGTGTCCGCCCTGGCCACACTGCGGACGCGGAAGGATCTGGCGTAG
- a CDS encoding MerR family transcriptional regulator — MFTIGDFARHGRVSVRMLRHYDATGLLRPAHVDPATGYRFYTAAQLARLNRVIALKDLGFTLQQVGEILDDTLDTEELRGMLRLRRSELEDAVAAARARLIQVEARLRSIESEGHMPVHDVVLKNLPAVRVAELSATAAGYEPGDISPVIRPLYEELFRRLEEAGIAPTGPGIAYYEDAPGGGGAIVVHAGVQVSAAPRDVDGLRVHDLPAVERAATVVHRGSMDSVLPTAQSLARWIDAHGHRSVGYPREVNLECPADTAQWVTELQEPIA; from the coding sequence ATGTTCACCATCGGAGACTTCGCCCGGCACGGCCGCGTATCGGTCCGCATGCTGCGTCACTACGACGCGACGGGACTGCTGCGCCCCGCCCACGTCGACCCCGCCACCGGCTACCGCTTCTACACCGCCGCCCAGCTCGCCCGCCTCAACCGCGTGATCGCCCTGAAGGACCTCGGCTTCACCCTCCAGCAGGTGGGCGAGATCCTGGACGACACGCTGGACACCGAGGAACTGCGTGGCATGCTGCGCCTGCGGCGCTCCGAGCTGGAGGACGCCGTGGCGGCGGCGCGGGCACGACTGATCCAGGTCGAGGCGAGGCTCCGGTCGATCGAGAGTGAGGGTCACATGCCCGTCCACGACGTCGTACTGAAGAATCTGCCCGCGGTACGGGTGGCCGAACTGAGCGCCACCGCCGCCGGCTACGAGCCCGGGGACATCTCCCCCGTGATCCGGCCGCTCTACGAGGAACTCTTCCGGCGCCTGGAGGAGGCCGGGATCGCCCCGACCGGACCGGGCATCGCCTATTACGAGGACGCACCGGGAGGTGGCGGCGCGATCGTCGTGCACGCAGGTGTCCAGGTCTCGGCGGCGCCGCGGGACGTGGACGGGCTGCGGGTGCACGACCTGCCCGCCGTCGAGCGGGCGGCGACCGTCGTGCACCGCGGCTCGATGGACTCGGTACTGCCGACCGCCCAGAGCCTGGCGCGCTGGATCGACGCGCACGGGCACCGTTCGGTGGGCTATCCGCGCGAGGTCAATCTGGAGTGTCCGGCGGACACGGCGCAGTGGGTGACGGAACTCCAGGAGCCGATCGCCTGA
- a CDS encoding aldehyde dehydrogenase (NADP(+)) produces MSTAAPVWSVDPRTGKPREEVAVEATPEEVDQAVRAARATLGALADLSVRAVFLRAAADLLDASAAHVVEAADAETALGPVRLTGELARTTAQLRAFAEAVEDGSFLDIRIDHADPSRTPPWPDLRRTKIPLGVVAVYSASNFPLAFSVPGGDTASALAAGCPVVVKAHPDHPATSELCVSLLRRAAAQVGLPEDVVVLVHGFTAGVELVRHPLVSAAGFTGSVRGGRALFDAAASRPVPIPFHGELGSLNPVVVTAAAAEERGEGIGAGLGASMTMGVGQFCTKPGFVLAPGGAAGDALLKALTAAVSDTDAGVMLDHRMRDAFVAGVAERAALPGVEAPVTPGAGGEHTVSGGFLTVPAALLAEEGAHDLLLEECFGPVTVVARYADESEIGAVLSRLPGNLTATLQLSGAEARGEGGGAQLIAELTQLAGRVLVDGWPTGVAVAPAQHHGGPYPATTSTSTSVGATAVERWLRPVTYQSTPEALLPPELRDGNPLGLPRRVNGTPG; encoded by the coding sequence GTGAGCACAGCAGCACCAGTCTGGAGTGTCGACCCCCGAACGGGGAAGCCGCGTGAAGAGGTTGCGGTCGAAGCCACACCCGAGGAGGTCGACCAGGCGGTCCGGGCGGCACGCGCCACGCTCGGGGCGCTGGCGGACCTGAGCGTACGCGCCGTCTTCCTGCGGGCCGCGGCGGACCTCCTGGACGCGTCCGCCGCTCACGTGGTGGAGGCCGCCGACGCCGAGACGGCGCTCGGCCCCGTCCGCCTCACCGGTGAACTGGCGCGAACCACGGCCCAGTTGAGGGCGTTCGCCGAGGCCGTCGAGGACGGGTCCTTCCTCGACATACGGATCGACCACGCCGACCCGTCCCGGACCCCGCCGTGGCCGGACCTGCGACGGACCAAGATCCCGCTCGGGGTCGTCGCCGTCTACTCGGCCTCCAACTTCCCGCTCGCCTTCTCCGTGCCCGGCGGCGACACCGCCAGCGCGCTCGCGGCCGGCTGCCCGGTCGTCGTCAAGGCGCACCCCGACCACCCGGCCACCTCCGAGCTCTGTGTCTCGCTGCTGCGCCGCGCGGCCGCCCAGGTGGGGCTGCCCGAGGACGTCGTCGTCCTCGTGCACGGCTTCACCGCGGGCGTCGAGCTCGTACGCCATCCGCTGGTGTCGGCCGCCGGGTTCACCGGCTCGGTGCGCGGCGGGCGCGCCCTGTTCGACGCGGCGGCGTCGCGCCCCGTGCCCATCCCCTTCCACGGCGAGCTCGGCTCCCTCAACCCCGTCGTGGTGACGGCGGCCGCCGCCGAGGAGCGGGGCGAGGGGATCGGGGCCGGGCTCGGCGCATCGATGACCATGGGCGTCGGCCAGTTCTGCACCAAGCCCGGCTTCGTCCTCGCACCCGGGGGCGCGGCGGGCGACGCCCTGCTCAAGGCGCTCACCGCGGCCGTCAGCGACACCGACGCCGGGGTCATGCTCGACCACCGGATGCGGGACGCGTTCGTCGCCGGGGTCGCCGAGCGGGCCGCGCTGCCCGGAGTCGAGGCCCCGGTCACCCCCGGCGCGGGCGGCGAACACACGGTGAGCGGCGGCTTCCTGACCGTACCGGCCGCGCTGCTCGCCGAGGAGGGCGCGCACGACCTGCTCCTGGAGGAGTGCTTCGGGCCGGTCACCGTCGTCGCGCGGTACGCGGACGAGTCCGAGATCGGCGCGGTGCTCTCGCGTCTGCCCGGCAACCTCACCGCCACGCTCCAGCTCTCCGGCGCCGAGGCGCGGGGCGAGGGGGGCGGCGCCCAACTCATCGCGGAGCTGACCCAGTTGGCGGGCCGCGTCCTGGTCGACGGCTGGCCCACCGGTGTCGCGGTCGCCCCCGCCCAGCACCACGGCGGCCCCTACCCGGCGACGACCTCCACCTCCACCTCGGTGGGCGCCACCGCCGTGGAACGCTGGCTGCGTCCGGTCACCTACCAGAGCACCCCCGAGGCCCTGCTCCCGCCGGAGCTGCGCGACGGCAACCCGCTGGGGCTGCCGCGGCGGGTGAACGGCACGCCGGGGTAG